In one Pseudomonadota bacterium genomic region, the following are encoded:
- a CDS encoding NAD-dependent succinate-semialdehyde dehydrogenase, translated as MDSQALNPANGQPTDEYEGHSLFEIEETLKNMESAFADWKRTEVSNRAKFILKLAKYLRENVEAHAILITTEMGKPIRQSRAEIEKCAVLCEYYAKQAEGFLQPEIITTGVQKNYVTYNPLGIILGIMPWNFPFWQVFRFAIPTLMAGNAVAVKHALNVTGCAYALEKIFHAAGFPKDLYRTFVIDHKQTAKLMEYHSIKAISFTGSVTAGARVAKKAGAMIKRTVLELGGSDPYIILEDADVEHAAKTCVASRLVNTGQSCVAAKRFIVVQQHEKQFTDMVVDLMRQAKYGDPMDESNDLGPLARFDLRKEFHNYVNSIASQGGKLVLGGKMPEGEGAFYPPTVLTNVKRKNPAAGNELFGPAAAIYKARDEDEAIAIANDSWYGLGAAVFTQDIERGERIAANEIQAGFCVVNGMVQSDPRLPFGGVKDSGYGRELSHFGLKEFTNVKTVVVR; from the coding sequence ATGGATTCACAAGCACTCAACCCAGCAAATGGTCAGCCAACTGATGAATACGAGGGACATTCTCTTTTTGAAATTGAAGAAACCCTTAAAAATATGGAAAGTGCCTTTGCGGATTGGAAACGCACTGAGGTCTCTAATCGAGCTAAATTTATACTGAAGTTGGCTAAGTATCTCCGCGAAAATGTTGAGGCACACGCAATTCTCATAACCACGGAGATGGGTAAGCCCATCAGACAAAGCCGTGCTGAGATCGAAAAATGTGCAGTCTTATGTGAATACTATGCAAAACAAGCAGAGGGGTTTTTGCAACCCGAAATTATCACAACGGGAGTTCAGAAAAACTATGTGACTTATAACCCTTTAGGCATCATCCTTGGCATCATGCCGTGGAATTTCCCGTTCTGGCAGGTGTTTCGATTCGCCATTCCTACCTTAATGGCTGGCAATGCTGTGGCCGTAAAGCACGCCCTTAATGTCACAGGATGCGCTTATGCTCTTGAAAAAATCTTCCATGCAGCAGGGTTTCCTAAAGACCTCTATCGCACCTTTGTGATTGATCACAAGCAAACCGCTAAGCTCATGGAGTACCACTCAATTAAAGCCATTAGCTTTACAGGAAGTGTTACGGCCGGTGCGCGTGTTGCCAAAAAAGCTGGGGCTATGATCAAGAGGACGGTGCTTGAGCTGGGTGGCAGCGATCCCTACATTATTTTAGAAGACGCTGATGTTGAACATGCTGCAAAGACTTGCGTTGCCAGTCGTTTGGTCAATACAGGGCAAAGTTGTGTGGCGGCCAAACGTTTTATTGTAGTGCAACAACACGAAAAACAATTTACCGATATGGTTGTAGATCTGATGCGCCAGGCCAAATATGGCGATCCCATGGATGAATCGAATGATCTGGGTCCGTTGGCTCGTTTTGATTTGCGCAAAGAGTTTCATAATTATGTGAACTCAATTGCTAGCCAGGGAGGCAAACTTGTCCTTGGAGGTAAAATGCCAGAAGGTGAGGGGGCTTTTTACCCCCCAACAGTCTTAACCAACGTTAAACGCAAAAACCCCGCAGCTGGCAACGAATTATTTGGTCCAGCTGCTGCTATCTATAAAGCCCGTGATGAGGACGAAGCGATTGCAATTGCCAATGATTCTTGGTACGGGCTAGGGGCAGCGGTCTTTACTCAAGACATCGAACGCGGTGAACGAATTGCAGCCAATGAAATCCAGGCCGGCTTTTGCGTCGTCAACGGCATGGTGCAATCTGATCCACGTCTACCTTTTGGAGGGGTCAAAGATAGTGGTTATGGACGCGAACTCTCTCATTTTGGTTTGAAAGAGTTCACGAATGTAAAGACGGTTGTGGTGCGGTGA
- a CDS encoding ferredoxin family 2Fe-2S iron-sulfur cluster binding protein encodes MPKMIFIEPDGTRKEVEAPVGLSVLEIAHNNNIDLEGACEGSLACSTCHVVVDPEWFAKLSEPTEDEEDMLDLAFALTHTSRLGCQIIIKPELDGLTVRLPEATRNMMVDGKE; translated from the coding sequence ATGCCAAAAATGATTTTTATAGAGCCAGATGGAACTCGAAAAGAGGTTGAAGCTCCTGTGGGGCTTTCGGTGTTGGAGATTGCTCACAACAACAATATAGATTTGGAAGGGGCCTGTGAGGGATCCCTTGCCTGTTCAACATGTCACGTTGTTGTTGATCCTGAATGGTTTGCCAAATTGAGTGAACCAACGGAAGACGAAGAAGATATGTTGGATTTAGCTTTTGCTTTAACGCACACTTCTCGCTTAGGCTGTCAAATTATCATAAAACCTGAGTTGGATGGTTTGACGGTACGTCTGCCAGAAGCAACGCGGAATATGATGGTTGATGGTAAGGAATAG
- a CDS encoding Hsp70 family protein, which yields MSHLLQITEPDEVTFESTTAVVGIDLGTTHSLVSIADETGVKVLQLEGSQSELVPSLVAYGAEGVCVGKKARDIFLQEPSRVAVSTKRLLQAAQKQLEFGGHQVTPLEVATDILRYLKQQAETTLQKEIRQAVITVPAYFDERARSATRDAARLAGLEVLRLVNEPTAAALAYGLEKNAEGIYAIYDLGGGTFDLSLLSLHKEVFRVLATGGDTHLGGDDFDAVLLEFLLIEREQQLGKLAFSELDRKSALMLMRQIKEQLTTKSSGCWVLDYQGCRSEHQLHRFQLDLLCEPLAESTIQICRKVFQDAELEISEIKGVVLVGGATRMPLVRQKVREFFGQNGLCDIDPDRAVVLGAGLQAKALSYGSTSLLLDVTPLSLGLETMGEVVEKIIYRNSPIPASQSQEFTTYQDGQTQMKIHVLQGEGEKVSNCRSLAEFILENIPSLPAGRARIAVTFILDADGLLQVSAHEKTTGIQQMITVKPSYGLSEEDMLTLLRQEGTKSPDSKQ from the coding sequence ATGTCGCACTTATTGCAAATCACTGAGCCAGATGAAGTTACCTTTGAAAGCACAACCGCAGTTGTCGGCATTGATTTAGGAACAACCCATTCTCTCGTGTCTATCGCTGACGAAACAGGCGTAAAAGTTTTACAACTGGAAGGTTCTCAGAGCGAACTCGTCCCATCATTGGTGGCCTACGGAGCAGAAGGGGTCTGCGTTGGCAAAAAAGCCCGAGATATTTTTTTGCAAGAGCCATCCAGAGTTGCCGTTTCAACAAAACGTCTGTTGCAAGCAGCTCAAAAACAACTTGAGTTTGGAGGTCATCAAGTCACTCCTCTTGAAGTTGCAACTGATATTTTGCGCTATCTTAAGCAGCAAGCTGAGACAACCCTGCAAAAGGAAATCCGGCAAGCTGTGATTACAGTCCCGGCGTATTTTGATGAAAGAGCTCGCTCTGCCACACGTGATGCAGCACGATTGGCAGGTTTAGAGGTTTTAAGGTTGGTGAATGAGCCAACAGCAGCAGCACTTGCCTACGGTCTTGAGAAGAATGCTGAAGGGATTTATGCCATTTATGACTTGGGCGGCGGGACATTTGATTTATCCTTGCTGAGTTTGCATAAGGAAGTATTTAGGGTATTGGCCACCGGCGGTGATACACACCTTGGCGGCGATGACTTTGATGCAGTTTTGCTAGAATTCTTGCTCATCGAGCGAGAGCAACAATTAGGCAAACTAGCTTTTTCGGAATTGGATCGCAAATCTGCTCTCATGTTGATGCGTCAGATAAAAGAACAGTTAACCACAAAGTCTTCTGGTTGCTGGGTTCTTGATTATCAGGGCTGCCGCTCTGAACATCAATTGCACCGTTTTCAGCTTGATTTGTTATGTGAACCACTTGCAGAGAGCACAATTCAGATTTGTCGCAAGGTTTTTCAAGATGCGGAGCTGGAGATCTCTGAAATCAAAGGAGTCGTACTCGTTGGAGGAGCGACACGAATGCCCCTGGTGCGACAAAAAGTTCGGGAATTCTTCGGGCAAAACGGCCTTTGTGACATAGATCCAGATCGGGCCGTTGTCTTGGGGGCGGGGCTGCAAGCAAAAGCTCTGTCTTATGGATCGACGTCCTTATTGTTGGATGTAACTCCTTTGTCGCTGGGGCTTGAGACAATGGGAGAAGTTGTTGAAAAGATTATCTATCGCAACAGTCCAATTCCTGCAAGCCAATCACAGGAATTTACCACCTATCAAGACGGTCAAACACAGATGAAAATTCACGTGTTGCAAGGTGAAGGAGAAAAAGTGAGTAATTGTCGGTCGTTGGCGGAATTTATTCTCGAAAACATTCCGTCGCTGCCGGCTGGTCGAGCGCGCATTGCAGTGACTTTTATCTTAGATGCAGATGGTTTACTACAAGTGAGTGCGCATGAGAAAACAACTGGAATTCAACAGATGATTACCGTTAAGCCTTCCTATGGGTTGTCAGAGGAAGATATGTTGACTTTGCTGAGGCAGGAGGGCACAAAGAGTCCTGATAGTAAACAGTGA
- the hscB gene encoding Fe-S protein assembly co-chaperone HscB produces the protein MFKNIACWSCGWDGKIWVFLCPNCHSVQSVQPCSAFQVMGIPVSLDIDEKVLEKNYLERQQQLHPDHFIKASATEQLYATQQTANINRAYNILKDRLTRAEALLAARLGVEACRDEQAPNKLLMQLMEVREALETSESLADLESLNGEVVAFCSDAWNTLRQKCLAENWSKAQEQLIRVRYWQKMLQKTTEKLALVRGT, from the coding sequence ATGTTTAAGAATATTGCTTGTTGGTCCTGTGGGTGGGATGGCAAAATTTGGGTTTTTTTGTGTCCGAATTGTCATTCTGTCCAGTCAGTGCAGCCGTGTTCGGCTTTTCAAGTAATGGGAATTCCAGTGTCTTTAGATATTGACGAGAAAGTGTTAGAGAAAAATTATCTAGAACGACAACAGCAGTTACACCCGGACCATTTTATCAAGGCCTCTGCAACTGAACAACTCTATGCTACGCAACAAACGGCCAATATCAATCGGGCGTATAACATACTCAAAGATCGTTTGACCAGGGCAGAAGCACTACTTGCTGCACGACTTGGTGTCGAGGCATGCCGGGACGAACAAGCGCCGAACAAATTATTAATGCAGCTTATGGAAGTACGTGAAGCACTTGAAACTTCTGAATCGCTTGCTGATCTCGAGAGCTTGAATGGTGAAGTTGTCGCATTCTGTAGTGATGCCTGGAATACCCTGAGACAGAAATGTCTCGCCGAAAACTGGAGCAAGGCACAAGAACAGCTCATTCGTGTTCGTTATTGGCAAAAGATGTTGCAAAAAACTACTGAAAAATTAGCCCTTGTCAGGGGAACTTAA
- a CDS encoding iron-sulfur cluster assembly accessory protein, whose translation MKPVESKRPAILTITAAAAEQIKLLLAKRTKPAAGVRISLKVKGCAGMAYKLEYTDAPQEGDEIVQQHGVKIFIDPKAVMFLLGTEMDYREEALQSGFTFLNPNEKGRCGCGESFHV comes from the coding sequence ATGAAACCAGTTGAGTCAAAACGGCCAGCTATTTTAACTATCACTGCTGCTGCCGCAGAGCAAATAAAATTATTACTTGCAAAGCGCACAAAGCCAGCTGCTGGGGTACGCATTAGTTTAAAAGTCAAAGGGTGTGCCGGTATGGCTTACAAATTGGAATATACTGATGCTCCACAGGAAGGAGATGAGATTGTGCAGCAGCATGGGGTAAAAATATTTATCGACCCTAAAGCCGTGATGTTTTTGCTTGGAACAGAAATGGATTACAGGGAAGAAGCTTTGCAGTCTGGTTTTACGTTTCTTAATCCAAATGAAAAGGGCCGTTGTGGTTGTGGTGAGTCGTTCCATGTTTAA
- the iscU gene encoding Fe-S cluster assembly scaffold IscU, which translates to MAYSNRVIDHLENPRNVGSLDKKDKNVGTGLVGAPACGDVMKLQIKVKDDVIEDVKFKTFGCGSAIASSSLASEWVKGKTIQEALEIKNTDIVQHLALPPVKIHCSVLAEDAIRSAIKDYQAKRDSR; encoded by the coding sequence ATGGCATATAGCAATAGAGTAATTGACCATCTAGAAAACCCTAGAAATGTGGGGTCGCTTGATAAAAAAGATAAAAATGTTGGCACAGGCCTGGTAGGAGCCCCAGCTTGTGGTGATGTTATGAAACTACAAATTAAAGTGAAGGATGACGTTATTGAGGATGTAAAGTTTAAAACATTTGGTTGTGGCTCAGCTATTGCCTCAAGTTCGTTGGCATCTGAATGGGTCAAGGGCAAGACAATTCAAGAGGCTCTGGAAATTAAAAACACAGATATTGTTCAGCATCTAGCCCTTCCGCCTGTTAAAATTCACTGCTCGGTGTTGGCGGAAGATGCAATTCGTTCGGCAATTAAGGATTATCAGGCTAAGCGAGATAGTCGGTGA
- a CDS encoding IscS subfamily cysteine desulfurase, which produces MSQDIIYLDYQSTTPCDQRVIDAMLPFFGQKYGNAHSRNHAFGWEAEDAVEKARSQVAQVIGANPREIIFTSGATEANNLALKGVAHFYQDQKRHIITCVTEHKCVLDTCRNLEREGYAVTYLPVQKNGLVDLADLRNAITEKTLMVSIMAVNNEIGVIQPLAAIGKICREKGVFFHTDAAQAVGKIPLDVEQMNIDLMSISGHKMYGPKGIGALYVRRKPRVRLAALFNGGGQERGMRSGTIPTPLCVGFGEACAIAQNEMVSENERLLGLNQKFCEVIFSRLSEVYLNGDKEQRVPGNINISFAYVEGEGLMGLIKDLAVSSGSACTSASLEPSYVLRALGIAEELAHTSLRVGLGRFTTEKEVDYATNRIVDAVERLRAMSPLWEMAQEGVDIKSIQWAAA; this is translated from the coding sequence ATGAGCCAGGATATAATTTACCTTGATTATCAATCGACAACTCCCTGTGATCAGCGCGTCATCGACGCGATGCTCCCTTTTTTCGGGCAAAAATATGGCAATGCGCATTCTAGAAACCATGCCTTTGGGTGGGAAGCAGAAGATGCTGTTGAAAAGGCCAGGAGCCAGGTGGCGCAGGTTATTGGCGCTAATCCTCGAGAGATCATTTTTACTTCTGGTGCAACAGAGGCCAATAATCTTGCCCTTAAAGGCGTAGCGCATTTTTACCAGGATCAAAAGCGGCATATCATCACCTGTGTGACAGAGCACAAATGTGTGTTAGATACTTGCAGGAACCTGGAACGAGAGGGCTATGCAGTTACGTACTTGCCAGTACAAAAGAATGGATTGGTGGATTTGGCAGATCTGCGTAATGCGATCACAGAAAAGACGCTGATGGTATCAATTATGGCCGTTAACAACGAAATAGGGGTGATTCAACCCCTTGCGGCTATCGGGAAAATTTGCCGGGAAAAAGGAGTGTTTTTTCATACAGATGCTGCCCAAGCCGTGGGAAAAATCCCTCTAGATGTTGAGCAGATGAATATCGACTTAATGAGTATTTCAGGGCACAAGATGTATGGTCCTAAAGGAATTGGAGCCCTTTATGTGCGCCGTAAGCCCAGAGTGCGCCTTGCTGCTTTATTCAATGGCGGGGGACAGGAACGTGGAATGCGTTCTGGAACGATTCCCACCCCCTTGTGTGTCGGTTTTGGAGAGGCTTGTGCTATTGCCCAAAACGAAATGGTTTCAGAAAATGAGCGATTGCTCGGTTTGAATCAGAAATTTTGTGAAGTAATCTTTAGCAGACTTTCAGAAGTCTACCTCAATGGTGACAAAGAGCAGCGTGTTCCCGGTAATATCAATATCAGTTTTGCTTATGTTGAGGGTGAAGGCTTGATGGGGCTCATAAAAGATTTAGCGGTTTCTTCAGGATCTGCATGTACGTCTGCTTCACTAGAGCCCTCTTATGTTTTAAGAGCGTTGGGTATTGCAGAAGAACTAGCCCATACCTCTTTGCGTGTTGGATTGGGGCGGTTTACAACCGAAAAGGAAGTGGATTATGCAACAAATCGCATTGTTGATGCGGTTGAGCGCCTGCGTGCTATGAGCCCTTTGTGGGAAATGGCCCAGGAAGGAGTCGATATTAAATCAATTCAATGGGCAGCAGCTTGA
- a CDS encoding cysteine desulfurase family protein, translated as MIYLDYNATAPMRPKVRQAMLDSFDHFGNPSSVHALGRKARALIENARATVAQSINTIESNVVFTSGGTEANNLAILGLVQTGAKCLVSAIEHDSVIEFAGPQEQIAVTAGGLVDLQYLERKLGEVRCNYSGPLLIAVMLANNETGVVQPIQEVVTLAKRYQTYVHCDAVQAFGKLPIDFQELGVDSMALSAHKIGGPKGIGTLIVGKHLNLVSLLKGPGQERGMRAGTESMTNIVGFQTAIQDAVSDDWQHVARLRDSLEDTLQRVCPTLKVYGRGCLRLPNTSCIMMPGVASQKQLMNFDLQGIAVSAGAACSSGKAKFSHVLKAMGVEASEASQALRVSLGWQTTQTDIEKFTQVWTKIYQRHCKEAV; from the coding sequence ATGATTTATTTAGATTATAACGCAACTGCCCCCATGCGCCCTAAAGTTCGCCAAGCCATGCTTGACTCGTTTGATCATTTTGGCAACCCTTCTTCAGTGCATGCATTAGGCCGTAAAGCAAGAGCTTTGATTGAAAATGCTCGAGCGACAGTGGCTCAATCTATAAATACGATAGAGTCCAATGTGGTATTTACATCAGGGGGAACAGAAGCGAATAACTTGGCAATTCTGGGTCTGGTACAGACAGGAGCAAAGTGCTTGGTAAGTGCCATCGAACACGACTCTGTGATTGAATTTGCAGGGCCCCAAGAGCAGATTGCAGTTACTGCTGGTGGATTGGTTGATTTGCAATATCTTGAGCGCAAGCTTGGGGAAGTGCGTTGCAACTATTCCGGTCCATTGCTGATAGCAGTGATGTTGGCAAACAATGAAACGGGAGTTGTACAACCGATTCAAGAGGTTGTTACTCTTGCCAAGCGTTATCAGACCTACGTGCACTGCGATGCAGTACAGGCATTTGGTAAATTGCCCATCGATTTTCAAGAACTTGGGGTTGATTCTATGGCTCTGTCTGCCCATAAAATTGGCGGACCCAAGGGGATTGGTACTCTTATTGTTGGCAAGCATCTTAATTTGGTTTCCTTGTTGAAAGGTCCAGGTCAAGAAAGAGGCATGCGTGCCGGAACAGAAAGTATGACCAATATTGTTGGCTTTCAAACAGCGATCCAGGATGCTGTGAGTGATGATTGGCAGCATGTTGCAAGGTTACGTGATTCTTTAGAGGATACATTGCAGCGAGTTTGCCCAACGCTCAAAGTTTATGGTCGTGGTTGTTTGCGGCTTCCAAATACGTCTTGTATCATGATGCCAGGTGTGGCAAGTCAGAAGCAGTTGATGAATTTTGACCTTCAGGGGATTGCTGTCAGTGCAGGTGCTGCTTGTTCGTCTGGTAAGGCCAAGTTTTCCCATGTGCTAAAAGCTATGGGGGTTGAAGCATCTGAGGCTAGCCAGGCTTTACGAGTAAGTCTCGGATGGCAGACAACACAAACCGATATAGAAAAATTCACTCAAGTATGGACTAAAATTTATCAAAGACACTGTAAGGAGGCCGTATGA
- a CDS encoding Rrf2 family transcriptional regulator, with protein sequence MKLSTKGKYAVVAVVDLALHGRSTPIALGEIADRQKLPIQYLEQLFSKLRRCGLVKSTRGQSGGYKLALDPDQIQISDVLQAVEEAVQTTRCAPNSHKSCVGGSEKCLTHQLWQGLENQVMEYLQTVTVDDVCQRRLPVV encoded by the coding sequence ATGAAGCTGAGTACCAAGGGAAAGTATGCTGTTGTTGCCGTAGTAGATTTGGCACTTCATGGTCGGAGCACACCAATCGCTTTAGGTGAAATTGCAGATCGACAGAAACTTCCAATTCAATATTTGGAGCAGTTATTTTCCAAGTTACGCCGTTGCGGCCTGGTGAAAAGTACCCGCGGGCAGTCCGGTGGATACAAGCTGGCTCTAGATCCTGATCAAATACAAATTTCAGATGTTTTGCAAGCAGTTGAAGAGGCCGTTCAAACAACAAGGTGTGCTCCAAATTCACACAAAAGCTGTGTTGGTGGCAGTGAAAAATGTCTTACCCACCAACTATGGCAGGGTCTTGAAAATCAGGTAATGGAGTACTTGCAGACTGTTACTGTTGATGATGTATGTCAAAGACGTTTGCCTGTAGTGTAG